In Penaeus vannamei isolate JL-2024 chromosome 21, ASM4276789v1, whole genome shotgun sequence, the DNA window TTTCTTCACTGCGGTCTTTTTCGCGGATTCTTCCTTTGCTGGAGCCTTTTTCGCGGCTGGTTTCTTGACAGTGGTCTTTTTCGCGGACGGTTTCTTCGACAATTCCTTCTTGGTTTTGGTTCCATCCTTCTTAGCAGCGGGTTTCTTGCCCTCCGCTTTGCCTTCCACCTTGGCGAGCTTGAAGGAGCCAGAAGCTCCTGTCCCCTTCACCTGCACCAGAGACCCTCCAGCAACGCCCTTCTTCAGCGCCAGCCGGACCTGAACGCCTGCTCTCTTCTCGTCCTCGATCCCGTAGACGCCGACGACGTACTTGAGGATCGCCTGACGGGAGGAACCAGTCCGCTCCTTCAAGGCCCTGATGGCGGCGGCGACCATCTGGCTGTACTTGGGGCGTCCAGCTGTCTCTCCGGCTTTCTTGACAGCTTTCTCAGCCATTGTGGAAGCGAGATTGGATGTCCTTTTACACTCGAAGATGCTCTAAGGAAGGAGTAGGATGAAGTCAAGGGCGAGGATGTGTTGTGATGTGTTTCAGGCTTGGGAACATATAAATAGGAGTGCGTGAGAGGGAATGAGGCTTCGCTGCCTACCCTCGTTCCCTGTCGGTCGGCGTTGAAGTCTCCTTCAGACAATGATCACTATTTGTGTTTGGGTTAGAATGTTTATACTGtacatattgtcatcattacttttgttgctgcatttgctattatttttttgatcGTTGTTATCATGTTCAATCACaaaaacacatagatatatatatagatgtaaacacatacacacatatatatcgatagatatgcacatatctatatatatctatatatatagatagatatatatagatatgtacatatatatttttcataaacatgtatatacatatttatacacacacacacacacacacacacacacacacacacacacacacacacacacacacacacatatatatatatatatatatatatatatatatatatatatatacatatatatatatattttcataaagacgtatatatatatatttatatatacacgcacacatacacccacgcacatacacacatataaataaatatagagatatgtacatatatattttttcataaacatgtatctatatatttatatatatatact includes these proteins:
- the LOC138865598 gene encoding late histone H1-like, which codes for MAEKAVKKAGETAGRPKYSQMVAAAIRALKERTGSSRQAILKYVVGVYGIEDEKRAGVQVRLALKKGVAGGSLVQVKGTGASGSFKLAKVEGKAEGKKPAAKKDGTKTKKELSKKPSAKKTTVKKPAAKKAPAKEESAKKTAVKKPAAKKTTVNKATAKKAVTKKPNAKKESLKKSTKEKVSTKKTTLKQPSSKKSVKKSATKKTEKNSTNKKVAKK